A DNA window from Microcystis aeruginosa NIES-843 contains the following coding sequences:
- a CDS encoding S8 family serine peptidase, whose product MKTTQVSSDLSSTNMPSLEDSLRFEQSLSITGDLTGSDDLTVSKETSPLGVLNSNPSPSTVSSEAATVPVSPAATSQVAFPASPSIDSSGYSTSQASGPASVPAAAPVTSSPALGLASVPTAEGGDSRVNQDNLNQKTGENRQANSPIPVVDRGDFYWADGQPVKLLQRTTQITLTLTDRATRLNDLLAAGQILEGLKLEKNVSQNTYILSSKTATALDIAQIEARLGEIPGVRVAPVYQSPLTNTWLVATNEIIVSLRPGLKAQEVFGNDSRFASYRSLLGTPNQFVVTLQEGLPNLATANALQSDRSFQWASPNFYQQRERFFIPNDPLFGNQWHLNNTGQVGGTPDADVDAPEAWDVNAGGSSNVVVAVIDDGMQLNHPDLQLFINTGEIAGNGIDDDGNGWIDDVNGWDFTSGGIGDNNPGPSVPDDAHATAVAGVAAGRGNNTLGVTGMAYNSRLLPVRIFLGGSATSDANIASAIYYAAGRTASGTGTWRAGDILNNSWGGGGFSSAISSAFTWASTSGRDGKGAISYIATGNGFGAPVSFPANLSSTIPGVIAVGASTNLDQLASYSNVGPQVDFVAPSGGPTYGGTANIVTTDRTGADGYNSTSDYTTTGADGFSGTSSATPLAAGIGALILAQDPSLTAAQVRGLMRNTTDLIGPVAYDNKGFNTQYGYGRVNANTAIRGVGIAEIQVLQDRTNIADNTGSFSFAAGVGQTQTQTFRVRNQGTKDLTLGAISLGGGSGFSLASSFTDTTLSVGESTTFSVNFSPTTTGTFSNTISFTNNDADESTFNFTLNGTGLNSKSFSNTSPITIPDSGTSTPYPSTINVSGLTGNINSLKVTLTNLSHTWPDDIDVLLVGPTGTKALLMSDVGGSSDVSNVTLTFDPTATSFLPDEGLITSGSYKATDVGTGDIFNAPAPGGPYGTDFSVFNGINPNGTWSLYVVDDEGPDAGTIAGGWSLDIGTGGGSTKTISIAKTTDGKEAGSVSSVFTLTRTGDLSSALTVTYTLAGTATLGSDYNDPSLGQAAFVAGSPTATITLPTIDDSVVDPSETIITKITAPTGYTISGSDTATATIVDNDGGGGNIFSNPNPITIPDSGSSTPYPSTINVSGLSGNINSLKVTLTNLSHTYPDDIDVLLVGPTGTKALLMSDVGGFNSLSNVTLTFDPTATSFLLDEGLITSGSYKATDFLTGDIFNAPAPGGPYGTDFSVFNGINPNGTWSLYVVDDAGGDVGTIAGGWSLDIGTATTLPVVTVAATDADAGEPTNNGQYTLTRTGDTTSALTVNIAMSGTATNGTDYTTISTPVNFAAGSATALVDLNVIDDTLVEGTETAILTVLAGTGYTVGSAASATVNIADNDLPDLPIIDLSANQTVVEGITSPQNVTYTVTLSSDSTDTITVQYATGDNTAIAGSDYTTTKGTLTFAPGVTSQDIIIPILNDSLNEAQETFNLTLSSPTNAQLGTAAVTTTITDTLVTAASTTLAANVENLTLTGTAAINGTGNNGNNVIIGNSANNTLTGLAGNDTLNGGAGNDNLISGDGNDLLLGGAGNDTLNGGLGVDTLTGGVGNDFFRLDNVANGDLITGFSVADDTIILANSLDSTLTGPINPGIKGLLFISGNVNGSVLSAAGFFKGAGINGGASGNSSGIYVNTSNGDIWYNDSTVAGSYLIANVGAGAAAGMTNLDFVYGV is encoded by the coding sequence TGTATCGAAGGAAACTTCTCCCTTAGGAGTCCTGAACTCTAACCCCTCCCCATCTACAGTCTCCTCTGAGGCTGCTACGGTTCCAGTCTCCCCTGCTGCTACGAGTCAAGTGGCGTTTCCCGCTTCTCCCAGTATTGACTCTTCTGGTTATTCCACCAGTCAAGCGTCGGGTCCCGCCTCTGTACCCGCCGCTGCCCCCGTCACCAGCAGTCCAGCGTTGGGTCTTGCCTCTGTACCCACCGCCGAGGGAGGGGATTCGAGGGTTAATCAGGACAATCTCAACCAGAAAACTGGAGAAAATCGGCAGGCTAACTCTCCCATACCAGTAGTTGATCGGGGGGATTTTTATTGGGCAGACGGTCAGCCAGTAAAACTACTACAGCGCACTACTCAAATAACTCTGACCCTGACCGACCGGGCAACCAGACTAAACGATCTATTGGCAGCCGGTCAAATCCTAGAAGGGCTGAAATTAGAGAAAAACGTCTCCCAGAATACCTACATACTAAGCAGTAAGACAGCGACTGCCCTTGATATCGCCCAGATCGAAGCCAGATTAGGGGAAATCCCCGGGGTTCGAGTAGCCCCAGTTTATCAGTCTCCCTTGACTAACACTTGGCTAGTGGCCACCAACGAAATAATTGTTTCCTTGCGGCCAGGGTTAAAGGCTCAAGAGGTTTTCGGGAATGATTCCCGTTTTGCCAGTTATCGCAGCCTATTGGGAACACCCAACCAATTTGTCGTGACTCTCCAAGAAGGACTTCCTAACCTAGCTACTGCTAATGCCCTTCAGTCCGATAGAAGCTTTCAGTGGGCAAGTCCCAACTTCTACCAACAACGGGAGCGATTTTTTATTCCCAACGATCCTCTTTTCGGCAACCAATGGCATCTCAATAACACGGGACAAGTAGGAGGGACACCCGATGCGGACGTAGATGCCCCAGAAGCTTGGGATGTAAATGCGGGGGGTAGCAGTAACGTGGTTGTTGCTGTAATCGATGATGGAATGCAGTTAAACCATCCCGACCTGCAACTATTCATCAATACAGGGGAAATTGCAGGTAATGGCATTGATGACGATGGCAACGGTTGGATCGATGATGTGAACGGCTGGGACTTTACCAGTGGTGGCATCGGAGACAATAACCCAGGGCCTAGTGTCCCCGATGATGCCCATGCCACCGCCGTCGCTGGAGTAGCGGCAGGTCGGGGCAACAACACACTGGGAGTGACGGGGATGGCCTATAACTCCCGATTACTGCCCGTGCGGATTTTCTTGGGAGGCTCTGCCACCAGTGACGCTAATATCGCCTCGGCCATTTATTATGCCGCCGGTCGCACGGCTTCGGGTACTGGCACTTGGCGTGCAGGGGATATTCTGAACAACAGTTGGGGTGGTGGTGGCTTCAGCAGTGCCATCTCCAGTGCCTTTACCTGGGCTAGTACCAGCGGGCGCGATGGCAAAGGGGCAATTTCCTACATTGCCACGGGTAACGGTTTTGGGGCTCCCGTTAGTTTTCCTGCCAATCTCTCCAGTACCATACCGGGGGTAATTGCCGTCGGTGCGAGTACCAACCTCGACCAGTTGGCCAGCTATAGTAACGTCGGACCGCAAGTGGATTTCGTTGCCCCTAGCGGTGGTCCCACTTATGGCGGTACAGCTAATATTGTTACCACAGACCGGACGGGTGCCGATGGCTATAACAGCACCTCCGACTATACCACTACTGGCGCGGATGGGTTTAGCGGCACCAGTTCCGCCACTCCTCTAGCGGCAGGAATTGGGGCATTGATTCTGGCACAAGACCCCAGTCTTACCGCCGCCCAAGTGCGGGGTTTAATGCGGAACACCACGGACTTGATTGGTCCGGTTGCCTACGATAACAAGGGTTTTAACACCCAATACGGTTACGGTCGCGTCAACGCTAACACTGCTATCCGAGGAGTAGGTATCGCAGAAATTCAGGTTCTGCAAGATCGAACCAATATTGCCGATAATACGGGCAGTTTCAGCTTTGCGGCCGGTGTAGGTCAAACCCAAACCCAAACCTTCCGGGTTCGCAACCAAGGCACAAAAGATTTAACCCTCGGAGCCATTTCCCTAGGTGGTGGTTCGGGTTTTAGCTTGGCTTCCAGTTTTACGGATACAACCCTCAGTGTCGGTGAGTCCACCACCTTCTCGGTAAATTTTTCTCCCACGACAACGGGAACTTTCAGCAATACCATTAGCTTTACGAATAATGATGCCGATGAGAGTACTTTTAACTTTACCCTTAACGGCACGGGCTTAAACAGTAAGAGCTTCAGTAACACAAGCCCGATTACTATTCCTGATAGTGGTACGAGTACCCCCTATCCTTCGACGATCAATGTTTCAGGCTTAACCGGTAATATTAATAGCCTGAAAGTAACGCTGACAAACCTGAGCCATACTTGGCCCGATGATATTGATGTATTACTGGTGGGTCCGACGGGAACCAAGGCCTTATTAATGTCCGATGTGGGTGGCTCAAGTGATGTCAGTAATGTCACTCTCACCTTTGATCCGACGGCCACCTCCTTCTTGCCCGATGAAGGGCTAATTACCAGTGGCAGTTATAAGGCCACAGACGTTGGAACCGGTGATATCTTTAATGCGCCCGCTCCCGGTGGCCCCTACGGTACGGATTTCTCCGTATTCAACGGCATCAACCCCAATGGAACCTGGAGCCTCTACGTTGTGGATGACGAGGGACCCGACGCGGGAACTATTGCTGGTGGTTGGTCTTTGGATATTGGTACGGGGGGCGGATCGACGAAAACAATCTCGATCGCCAAAACCACCGACGGTAAGGAAGCAGGTTCAGTGAGCAGTGTCTTTACCCTCACCCGCACTGGCGACCTCTCCAGTGCCTTAACCGTCACCTACACCCTGGCGGGTACTGCTACCCTCGGCAGCGACTACAATGATCCCAGTTTAGGCCAAGCCGCCTTTGTGGCAGGTTCCCCCACTGCTACCATCACTCTGCCCACCATAGATGATAGTGTGGTAGATCCCAGTGAAACGATCATCACCAAAATTACTGCTCCCACGGGCTACACTATCAGTGGTTCCGACACCGCCACGGCGACGATTGTGGATAATGATGGTGGTGGTGGCAATATCTTCAGTAACCCTAACCCGATTACTATTCCTGATAGTGGTTCCAGTACCCCCTATCCTTCCACTATTAATGTTTCAGGCTTGAGCGGTAATATTAATAGCCTGAAAGTAACCCTGACAAACCTGAGCCATACTTATCCCGATGATATTGATGTATTACTGGTCGGTCCGACGGGAACCAAAGCCTTATTAATGTCCGATGTGGGTGGCTTTAATAGTCTCAGTAATGTCACTCTCACCTTTGATCCGACGGCCACCTCCTTCTTGCTCGATGAAGGGCTAATTACCAGTGGCAGTTATAAGGCCACAGACTTTTTAACTGGTGATATCTTTAATGCGCCCGCTCCCGGTGGCCCCTACGGCACGGATTTCTCCGTATTCAACGGCATCAACCCCAATGGAACCTGGAGCCTCTACGTTGTGGATGACGCGGGAGGAGACGTGGGAACTATTGCTGGTGGTTGGTCTTTGGATATTGGTACGGCTACTACTCTTCCGGTGGTGACAGTAGCAGCCACCGATGCCGATGCTGGCGAACCCACCAACAATGGTCAATATACCCTCACCCGCACTGGTGACACCACCAGCGCCTTGACGGTGAACATCGCCATGAGCGGCACAGCAACCAATGGCACAGATTACACGACCATTTCGACCCCAGTAAATTTTGCCGCGGGTTCTGCCACTGCGTTGGTTGACCTCAATGTCATTGACGACACCCTCGTAGAAGGCACAGAAACCGCCATTCTCACCGTCTTAGCGGGAACAGGCTACACCGTCGGGTCTGCAGCTAGTGCCACAGTCAATATTGCTGATAATGATTTACCCGATTTACCCATTATCGACCTGAGCGCTAACCAAACGGTAGTTGAAGGGATCACCAGTCCCCAAAATGTCACTTATACTGTTACTCTGTCTAGTGATAGCACTGACACAATTACTGTTCAATATGCCACTGGTGACAATACCGCTATAGCAGGGTCGGACTATACTACCACCAAGGGGACTCTCACCTTTGCTCCTGGTGTTACCAGTCAAGACATCATTATTCCTATTCTCAATGACTCCCTTAACGAAGCACAGGAAACCTTTAATCTCACTCTGTCTTCTCCTACCAATGCCCAATTGGGTACAGCAGCTGTAACTACAACCATTACTGATACTCTCGTAACTGCGGCTAGTACCACCCTAGCAGCAAATGTAGAAAACCTCACCCTGACTGGAACGGCAGCAATTAACGGTACTGGTAATAATGGTAATAACGTTATCATTGGTAACAGTGCTAATAACACCCTCACAGGTCTCGCCGGTAATGATACTCTCAATGGGGGCGCTGGTAATGACAATCTTATTAGTGGTGATGGTAATGATCTCTTGTTGGGTGGTGCTGGTAACGACACCCTCAATGGCGGCTTGGGTGTGGATACTCTGACTGGTGGTGTTGGAAACGATTTCTTCAGGCTCGACAACGTAGCGAACGGTGATCTGATCACCGGCTTCTCCGTAGCCGATGACACGATCATTCTGGCGAACAGTCTTGACAGCACCTTGACCGGCCCCATTAATCCGGGGATCAAAGGTCTGCTGTTTATTAGTGGTAATGTGAACGGAAGTGTCCTTAGCGCTGCCGGGTTCTTCAAGGGAGCGGGGATCAACGGGGGAGCATCCGGAAACTCCTCCGGCATCTACGTCAACACTAGCAACGGCGACATCTGGTATAACGATTCCACCGTCGCCGGTAGTTACCTAATTGCCAATGTTGGGGCTGGTGCCGCAGCTGGCATGACCAATCTCGACTTCGTTTACGGAGTGTAA
- a CDS encoding ABC transporter ATP-binding protein: MKKSVILRLSEVNKRFPAAATLAVDNISFSLTEGEILGLLGPSGCGKTTLLRMIAGFEKPSQGVIELGGRIVADEKTFIPPEKRNTGMVFQDYALFPHLTIADNIAFGLKNSGEKLSTKAINARVAETLDLVGLQGLEKRYPHQLSGGQQQRVALARALAPKPSLILLDEPLSNLDVQVRQRLRHEIRHILKATGISAIFVTHDREEAMVISDTIAVICQGKLEQINNPEEIYSHPASRFVAEFVTQANFLPARRKGEQWQTEIGVWEIPDGQDLDKGELMLREEDVKIKPDETGELVICDRQFLGREYRYCLLTATGSQIHARTTINTQLDIGTKVKLSIIPDSVRVFAD, from the coding sequence ATGAAAAAGTCTGTCATTCTGCGTTTATCCGAGGTTAACAAGCGTTTTCCCGCTGCTGCTACTCTAGCTGTCGATAATATCAGTTTTAGTTTAACAGAGGGCGAAATTCTCGGATTATTGGGTCCGTCGGGCTGCGGTAAAACCACTCTACTGCGGATGATTGCGGGATTTGAAAAACCATCTCAAGGAGTGATTGAATTGGGAGGGCGAATAGTTGCCGACGAAAAAACCTTTATTCCTCCGGAAAAACGCAATACGGGCATGGTTTTTCAGGATTACGCTCTTTTTCCCCATTTAACCATTGCTGACAATATCGCCTTCGGGTTAAAAAATTCTGGGGAGAAATTATCGACCAAAGCTATTAACGCTAGGGTGGCGGAAACTTTGGATTTAGTCGGACTGCAAGGACTAGAAAAACGTTATCCCCATCAGCTATCGGGAGGACAACAGCAAAGAGTCGCCCTCGCCCGCGCTTTAGCCCCAAAACCCTCTTTAATCCTCTTAGATGAACCTTTAAGTAATCTCGATGTGCAGGTCCGGCAACGGTTACGGCACGAGATCCGTCATATCCTGAAAGCGACTGGTATCTCGGCCATTTTTGTCACCCACGACCGGGAGGAAGCAATGGTGATCAGTGACACAATTGCCGTCATTTGTCAAGGAAAATTAGAACAAATTAACAATCCCGAAGAAATTTATAGTCATCCGGCCTCGCGATTCGTGGCTGAGTTTGTCACCCAAGCTAACTTTCTCCCCGCTAGACGGAAGGGGGAACAATGGCAAACCGAGATAGGAGTCTGGGAAATTCCCGATGGTCAAGATTTGGACAAAGGGGAATTGATGCTGAGAGAGGAAGATGTCAAAATTAAGCCGGATGAGACGGGAGAGCTAGTTATTTGCGATCGCCAATTTTTGGGGCGGGAATACCGTTATTGTCTGCTAACGGCCACCGGCAGCCAAATCCACGCTAGAACAACGATTAACACCCAATTAGACATCGGTACAAAGGTAAAACTATCAATTATTCCCGATAGCGTCCGTGTATTTGCCGACTGA
- the rimK gene encoding 30S ribosomal protein S6--L-glutamate ligase translates to MKIAILSQDASLYSTKRLKEAGEAQGHEVRVINYLRCYMNITSHKPTVVYNGKPLESFDAIIPRIAASKTFYGTAVVRQFEVMNVFTANDSQAISRSRDKLRCLQILAREGIGLPVTGIAHATQDIDGLIETVGGTPLVIKLLEGTQGIGVVLAETDQAAKSVIEAFRQLEANILVQEYIKEASGADLRCFVIDGKVVASMKRQGAEGDFRSNLHRGGKAEKVKLTPEERSTAIRATKAMGLRVAGVDLLRSNHGPVVIEVNSSPGLEGIEAATGVDVAKKIIDFVAKNATLVLNRDRYQY, encoded by the coding sequence ATGAAAATCGCTATTTTATCCCAAGATGCTTCTCTTTATTCGACCAAGCGACTGAAAGAAGCGGGAGAAGCCCAAGGTCATGAGGTACGAGTGATCAATTATTTGCGCTGTTACATGAACATCACCTCCCATAAACCCACGGTTGTTTATAACGGTAAACCCTTGGAGAGTTTTGACGCGATTATTCCCCGCATTGCCGCCTCAAAAACCTTCTATGGAACCGCAGTCGTCCGACAATTCGAGGTGATGAATGTTTTTACTGCCAACGACTCGCAAGCAATTTCTCGGTCGCGGGATAAATTGCGTTGTCTGCAAATCCTCGCTCGGGAAGGGATAGGTTTACCGGTGACGGGAATTGCTCACGCAACTCAAGATATCGATGGTTTAATCGAAACCGTCGGCGGCACCCCTCTAGTGATTAAATTATTAGAAGGAACCCAAGGTATTGGGGTAGTCTTAGCGGAAACCGATCAAGCAGCCAAGTCAGTTATTGAAGCTTTTCGGCAATTAGAGGCTAATATTCTAGTACAAGAGTATATTAAAGAGGCCAGTGGGGCAGATCTGCGCTGTTTTGTCATCGATGGAAAAGTGGTGGCCTCGATGAAGCGACAGGGGGCCGAAGGGGATTTTCGTTCTAATCTTCACCGCGGTGGTAAGGCAGAAAAGGTAAAATTAACCCCGGAGGAACGCAGTACGGCTATACGGGCCACTAAAGCCATGGGTTTACGGGTTGCGGGTGTGGACTTATTGCGGTCCAATCACGGGCCTGTGGTTATCGAGGTCAATTCTTCTCCCGGTTTGGAGGGAATAGAAGCGGCCACTGGTGTGGATGTGGCCAAAAAAATTATTGATTTTGTCGCTAAAAATGCCACCCTAGTCCTAAATCGCGATCGATATCAATATTAG
- a CDS encoding CHAT domain-containing tetratricopeptide repeat protein, whose product MLYQQGQYEQGIIFAQKTCDLAKSYSLTNEPIYAYSLNLLAILYKSMGRYEQALPLSQQVLEIVGKSLGTDHPEYANCLNNLALLYESMGQYEQALPLHQQALEISGKILGTEHHDYAGSLNNLAGLYKSMGQYEQALPLHQQALKIIGKSLGTDHPDYATCLNNLSVLHKSMGQYEQALPLSLQALEIRSKSLGTDHPNYASSLNNLAVLYGSMGQYEQALPLYQQALAIRGKSLGTNHPDYADSLNNLAVLYGSMGQYEQALPLYQQALAIRGKSLGTDHPDYADSLNNLAVLYQSMGQYEQALPLSLQALEIRSKILGTDHPDYAGSLNNLGGLYRSMGQYEQALPLSLQALEIRGKSLGTDHPGYATSLNNLAALYRSMGRYEQALPLFQQALEIHGKSLGTDHPNYALFLNNLALLYTATNRPEEALKLMQEAADIDLKTISTIFSISTDKQRINYLAKNYHIVETFLSLVFQHFPNSPEAVQSAYNLILRRKAIATETAIQQKIALLSQQYAHLAPKLQQWQQIRQQLAKRCFDIPTPEQLPYYQQEIKSLEQQAENLERELNIPELNLEKELQNADFRTIALELPEGTTLIEFIRFNNYNFQAIPANGDAASFPPRYLAFILPAQAPEQLTMIDLGEAEPIDKLVKEFRESVENPRGLSVAVFKKKEDISPKIELSQLIFQKIKPYLSQELIICPDGELNCLPFEILPTDKGSYLMDEYRCNFLNVGRDILRFKAKIPAKVTYPLVIANPDYNLASPENTPSTAENEEKFPFKPSLRNLATSRQGQIFNSLPGTEIEGEKIAKILRVKPVTAAKALKPLVSKAQKAPYILHIATHGYFLGDITPELDTINQNFMLSSLSASERFQVGTRQNPLLRSGLAFAGVNTMLNGGKLPEEAEDGLLTSLDVQSINLAGTELVVTSACETALGDLYTGETLIGLRRSFIQAGAKTVIISLWKVEDVATTILMQYFYYYLLKAKLSKAEALRKAKSSLQRLTIAKMRSQWLTEDAIKSAEKHSIGTATHLRELSQKSDLERPYEAPKYWAAFICLGNPAGLPLLPF is encoded by the coding sequence ATGCTATATCAGCAGGGGCAATATGAGCAAGGGATTATCTTCGCTCAAAAAACCTGTGATTTAGCCAAAAGTTACTCACTAACTAATGAGCCTATTTATGCTTATTCTTTGAATCTTTTAGCCATATTATATAAGTCAATGGGACGGTATGAGCAAGCTTTACCTCTCTCTCAACAAGTTCTCGAAATTGTTGGTAAAAGTTTAGGTACTGACCACCCTGAATATGCTAATTGTCTGAATAACTTAGCCCTATTATATGAGTCAATGGGACAGTATGAGCAAGCTTTACCTCTTCATCAACAAGCTCTGGAAATTAGTGGTAAAATTCTAGGTACTGAACACCATGACTATGCTGGTTCTCTGAATAACTTAGCCGGATTATATAAGTCAATGGGACAGTATGAGCAAGCTTTACCTCTCCATCAACAAGCTCTCAAAATTATTGGTAAAAGTTTAGGTACTGACCACCCTGACTATGCTACTTGTCTGAATAACTTATCCGTATTACATAAGTCAATGGGACAGTATGAGCAAGCTTTACCTCTCTCTCTACAAGCTCTCGAAATTCGTAGTAAAAGTTTAGGTACTGACCACCCTAACTATGCTAGTTCTCTGAATAATTTAGCCGTATTATATGGGTCAATGGGACAGTATGAGCAAGCTTTACCTCTCTATCAACAAGCTCTCGCAATTCGTGGTAAAAGTTTAGGTACTAACCACCCCGACTATGCTGATTCTCTGAATAATTTAGCCGTATTATATGGGTCAATGGGACAGTATGAGCAAGCTTTACCTCTCTATCAACAAGCTCTCGCAATTCGTGGTAAAAGTTTAGGTACTGACCACCCCGACTATGCTGATTCTCTGAATAATTTAGCCGTATTATATCAGTCAATGGGACAGTATGAGCAAGCTTTACCTCTCTCTCTACAAGCTCTCGAAATTCGTAGTAAAATTCTAGGTACTGACCATCCTGACTATGCTGGTTCTCTGAATAACTTAGGCGGATTATATCGGTCAATGGGACAGTATGAGCAAGCTTTACCTCTCTCTCTACAAGCTCTCGAAATTCGTGGTAAAAGTTTAGGTACTGACCACCCTGGCTATGCCACTTCTCTGAATAACTTAGCCGCATTATATCGGTCAATGGGACGGTATGAGCAAGCTTTACCTCTCTTTCAACAAGCTCTCGAAATTCATGGTAAAAGTTTAGGTACTGATCACCCTAATTATGCTCTTTTTCTCAATAATTTAGCCCTTTTATACACAGCAACCAACCGCCCAGAAGAAGCACTAAAATTAATGCAAGAAGCGGCAGATATTGATTTAAAAACTATCTCGACCATCTTTAGCATTAGCACCGATAAGCAACGCATCAACTATCTTGCCAAAAACTACCATATAGTAGAAACATTTCTCTCCCTTGTTTTCCAACACTTTCCTAATAGCCCCGAAGCGGTACAATCTGCCTATAACCTCATCTTAAGACGAAAAGCGATCGCCACTGAAACCGCCATCCAGCAAAAAATCGCCCTTTTATCCCAACAATACGCCCATCTTGCCCCCAAACTCCAACAATGGCAACAAATTAGGCAACAACTCGCCAAACGCTGTTTTGATATACCCACCCCCGAACAACTTCCCTACTACCAACAAGAAATTAAATCCCTCGAACAACAAGCAGAAAACCTCGAACGAGAATTAAATATCCCCGAACTTAACCTCGAAAAAGAACTGCAAAACGCTGATTTTCGTACCATCGCTTTAGAATTACCCGAAGGAACTACCCTAATTGAATTTATTAGGTTTAATAACTACAATTTTCAGGCAATTCCCGCCAACGGTGACGCTGCATCCTTTCCCCCTCGCTATCTTGCCTTTATCCTACCTGCCCAAGCCCCAGAACAGCTAACTATGATAGATTTAGGAGAAGCTGAACCCATAGACAAATTAGTGAAAGAGTTTCGGGAATCGGTAGAAAACCCACGAGGATTAAGTGTGGCCGTATTTAAGAAAAAAGAGGATATATCGCCAAAAATTGAACTAAGCCAGCTTATTTTTCAGAAAATCAAGCCTTATCTCAGCCAAGAATTAATTATCTGTCCCGATGGCGAATTAAACTGCTTACCCTTTGAAATTTTACCCACCGATAAAGGCAGCTACTTAATGGATGAATATCGCTGCAACTTCTTAAATGTAGGACGAGATATCCTGCGCTTTAAAGCCAAAATTCCCGCCAAAGTCACCTATCCCCTCGTTATCGCTAACCCTGACTATAACTTAGCCAGTCCCGAAAACACGCCATCAACTGCTGAAAATGAGGAAAAATTCCCCTTTAAACCATCCTTACGCAATTTAGCCACCTCTAGACAAGGACAAATATTCAACTCCCTCCCCGGCACCGAAATCGAAGGCGAAAAAATCGCTAAAATACTCAGAGTCAAACCCGTTACCGCCGCCAAAGCTTTAAAACCTCTTGTCTCCAAAGCCCAAAAAGCCCCTTATATTCTCCATATTGCTACTCATGGCTACTTTCTCGGCGATATAACCCCCGAACTGGACACAATTAACCAAAACTTCATGTTATCGAGTCTTTCCGCCTCAGAAAGATTCCAAGTCGGCACCAGGCAAAATCCCCTGTTGCGTTCAGGTTTAGCCTTTGCGGGGGTGAATACGATGTTAAACGGCGGTAAACTACCCGAAGAAGCCGAAGATGGCTTATTAACTTCCCTAGACGTGCAATCTATCAATTTAGCAGGGACAGAGTTAGTAGTAACATCCGCCTGTGAAACCGCCTTAGGAGACCTCTACACAGGAGAAACCCTCATCGGTTTGCGTCGTTCCTTCATCCAAGCAGGAGCAAAAACCGTTATTATCAGCCTTTGGAAAGTGGAGGATGTGGCTACCACTATCTTAATGCAGTATTTCTATTATTATCTCCTGAAAGCAAAACTTAGCAAAGCAGAAGCTTTGAGAAAAGCCAAATCTAGCCTCCAGCGTCTCACCATCGCCAAAATGCGTTCCCAATGGCTAACGGAAGATGCCATCAAATCGGCAGAAAAACACAGTATAGGAACTGCTACCCATTTGCGGGAATTAAGTCAAAAATCTGATTTAGAACGCCCTTATGAAGCTCCTAAGTATTGGGCTGCTTTTATTTGTTTAGGGAATCCAGCCGGTCTTCCGCTTTTACCATTTTGA
- a CDS encoding type II toxin-antitoxin system VapC family toxin, with translation MIIADTGFFLALGNRKDKDHSLAIQTIYSQNEALITTYPVITETCYLLLARIGNQAQINFLQGLVNDNFEIFHLQNHHIERMIELMDRYANLPMDMADASLIVLAEHLGHGRILTVDRRDFSIYRWNNTEVFNNLL, from the coding sequence ATGATCATTGCTGATACAGGATTCTTTCTCGCTCTTGGCAATCGAAAAGACAAAGATCACTCGTTAGCCATTCAAACTATTTATAGTCAAAATGAAGCCTTAATTACCACCTATCCTGTTATCACCGAAACCTGTTATTTACTCTTAGCCAGAATAGGTAATCAGGCGCAAATCAACTTTTTGCAGGGATTGGTTAACGATAACTTTGAAATATTTCATTTACAAAATCATCATATTGAACGAATGATTGAATTAATGGATCGTTACGCTAACTTACCGATGGATATGGCAGACGCTTCTTTGATTGTATTAGCAGAGCATCTAGGACATGGAAGAATATTAACTGTTGATCGTCGAGATTTCAGTATCTATCGTTGGAACAATACGGAGGTTTTTAACAACTTATTGTAG